The Glycine soja cultivar W05 chromosome 3, ASM419377v2, whole genome shotgun sequence genome window below encodes:
- the LOC114405375 gene encoding pectinesterase 2-like — translation MIAFRLFLALSLPFFLSSFVSSYSWNDVKLWCSQTPNPEPCEYFLSNNPTHQYKPIKQKSEFFKLSLQLAQERALNGHANTLSLGSKCRNPRETAAWADCVELYEQTIRKLNKTLDPSTKFSQVDTQTWLSTALTNLETCKAGFYELGVQDYVLPLMSNNVTKLLSNTLALNKVEYEEPSYKDGFPTWVKPGDRKLLQASSPASKANVVVAKDGSGKYTTVSEAVNAAPKSNSGRYVIYVKGGIYDEQVEIKANNIMLVGDGIGKTIITSSKSVGGGTTTFRSATVAVVGDGFITQDITFRNTAGATNHQAVALRSGSDLSVFYRCSFEGYQDTLYVYSDRQFYRECDIYGTVDFIFGNAAVVFQNCNIYARNPPNKVNTITAQGRTDPNQNTGISIHNSKVTAASDLMGVRTYLGRPWQQYSRTVFMKTYLDSLINPEGWLEWSGNFALSTLYYGEYMNTGPGSSTANRVNWLGYHVITSASEASKFTVGNFIAGNSWLPATSVPFTSGL, via the exons ATGATAGCCTTTCGCTTATTCCTAGCACTATCActtcctttctttctctcttctttcgTTTCTAGTTATTCTTGGAATGACGTTAAACTTTGGTGTagccaaaccccaaaccctgaACCATGTGAGTATTTCCTGAGCAATAACCCCACTCACCAATACAAACCCATCAAGCAAAAATCCgagtttttcaaactttcattgCAACTTGCTCAAGAACGTGCCCTAAATGGCCATGCAAACACTCTTTCACTTGGTTCAAAATGCCGTAACCCACGTGAAACCGCTGCTTGGGCTGATTGTGTTGAGCTTTATGAACAAACCATTCGTAAACTCAACAAAACCCTAGACCCTAGCACCAAGTTCTCCCAAGTTGATACCCAAACATGGCTCAGCACAGCTCTCACTAACCTTGAGACATGCAAAGCCGGGTTCTATGAGCTTGGTGTTCAAGACTATGTTCTACCTCTGATGTCTAACAATGTTACCAAGTTGTTGAGCAACACCTTGGCACTTAACAAGGTTGAATATGAAGAACCAAGTTACAAAGATGGGTTCCCAACATGGGTGAAGCCAGGTGATAGAAAGCTGTTGCAAGCTTCTTCTCCAGCTTCTAAGGCTAATGTAGTTGTGGCAAAAGATGGCTCTGGAAAGTACACAACAGTGAGTGAAGCTGTAAATGCTGCACCCAAGAGTAACAGTGGAAGGTATGTGATATATGTGAAGGGAGGGATATACGATGAACAAGTTGAGATCAAAGCAAATAACATAATGTTGGTGGGAGATGGTATTGGGAAGACCATAATCACAAGTAGCAAAAGCGTTGGAGGGGGCACCACAACCTTCCGTTCAGCCACTGTTG CTGTTGTTGGAGATGGGTTTATAACACAAGACATCACATTTAGAAACACTGCCGGTGCAACAAACCACCAAGCTGTTGCATTGCGTTCTGGATCAGACCTATCAGTATTTTACAGATGCAGCTTTGAAGGTTACCAAGACACACTATATGTGTACTCCGATAGACAATTCTATAGAGAGTGTGACATATACGGCACAGTTGACTTCATCTTTGGTAATGCTGCTGTTGTGTTCCAAAACTGTAACATTTATGCAAGAAACCCTCCAAACAAAGTTAACACAATCACTGCTCAAGGAAGAACCGATCCAAACCAGAACACTGGCATTTCCATTCACAATTCAAAGGTTACTGCTGCCTCGGACTTGATGGGGGTTAGGACTTACCTTGGAAGGCCTTGGCAACAGTATTCAAGAACAGTTTTCATGAAGACTTATCTTGATAGTTTGATCAATCCAGAGGGTTGGTTGGAGTGGAGTGGTAACTTTGCATTAAGTACTTTGTACTATGGAGAATACATGAACACAGGACCAGGTTCCTCAACAGCAAACCGTGTTAATTGGTTGGGTTATCATGTCATTACAAGTGCTTCCGAAGCCTCAAAATTCACTGTTGGGAATTTTATTGCTGGAAACTCATGGTTGCCTGCCACCAGTGTGCCTTTCACCTCTggtctttga